Part of the Triticum urartu cultivar G1812 chromosome 2, Tu2.1, whole genome shotgun sequence genome, AACACATAGATTTGGTTGATCTACAGGTGGAAACATACTAGTACACAAAATTATGCTAACCACTGAAACTTTAATCATACAAAGACTTGGCAGACTGAATCCTTGACTTCTTGCTTTTTGCTTTCAGGACCTTCTCCTCGGACTTCTCAGTTTTAGAAATGGCCCTGGCAACTGCTTTCATTTTCCTCACATTTTTTGTCCTTTTAGGTTGCACGCCCTTTTTTATTTTCCTGGTTAAAGAGAAAGGTGATCAGGTAAAAAAAAAGAGATTCATCATTATGCATATGCCAAGAATATGTGTCCTGGAAGAAACAGAACACACTCCAAGGGTAACAGGTAAGCCATAATAACAGAAGGAAAGCACAAGAGCATACTTGGGTTCACTAATTCACTTTCAGGAGCATATCAGGGAACAGCCTTGGAGGAGCTAGGAGAATAAAGAATAACATAGAACCCTAATTTTGTCCACATTTTAGTGGCATTCCACACAACTTTAATAGGAAACCCTAATCATGGTCTGACAATGAGAAAAAGAGTTTGACAATTTAAATATCTGATCTTAGCTTTAAACATCTGATGCATTAGGACGATGTAATACCAGGGACATATTTACTTTATGTATTCCAGTTGAACAGCTATCCTAGAAAACGTTATGGACAATCTACAGTGTTAAAAAAATATATTTACCAATTCTAGGACCCTTCCTGTTATGCTTGTATATTTGTTCATTAATAGCTAATGCCAAAAGATGAAGCAAAACAGCAGTTTATCCGAGACCCTTAATCCTCAGGATCTACTAgtgaaaagctacggaataaataCAAGATTTAACTGGCTTTGGGTTGATAAAGGTCATCAATACTTGCATAATTCACGGAAACAAATTATATTATCGGAATTGATGAGAAGCTGCCAGGATGCTGAGAAGTGAAGGGTGACAAACTTTACAAATTTCAGTAACTGATCTAAGGGATTAACGCAAAATGTGGTCAGGGCTAAGAGGCAAGTTCGAATAACTCTCTATGGTCAGTGTCAGCACCTATTATTTTTGCATTACTTTAACCTCTAGCGACTTTTTTTTCCCTCGACAGCTTTTCCCATGCAAAAAATTACAATGCGGTGTAACTTGAACAACTCAAAAGATAGCACGTTTGCAGTTTGGCCAGTACAATTACAGCAACCAGATGAGGGGCGCAAAAGCAATGGATGGTACGCATTATACCAAGTATTTCGTAAGCAAAAAATGCTCAATTCAAGTaaggtactccctccgtaccaaaatataagacgttttgcagtttaaattgaactgcaaaaacgtcttatattttgatacaGAGGTGGTAGAATACAATTTTCAGACAAACCATCCTAGTTAGCCAGAGCAACAACATTAGTGGAGTGCATAGTAGATAAAACATGTGTTGAAACATCTGAAACTATCTATCGCCAACTCGATTACACATACAAATGAGAGGTAATGCTCGACAATGTCTTCAAAGTAGCACATGTTTTACATTATTCTAATCAATCATGCCCTCGATGCTGCGGTGCCGAACAAAATCAATGATGAAGCAGAGTGGTAGTGCAGGCTTTCAACTATTGGTAGCACGCAGCGCTGCGAGGAGTGGCTAGGGTGTTCGCGTTATTTGTTATGCTATAACATTGCTCGATCTATGGTCCAGCATGGACCTTTTGATCTCGGCACTAGCAGCTCAACTCCTGCAAGCTATTTTCCTCCTTCCCTCAATGAAAAAGAAGGTGCAATCGCTTGCTTGCGCCTGCTCTACAAAAAAAGTGTGCCCTCATGCATAAACACGAAACGCTGTATGAATCATCCAATAAACTTCATGCAGTGTTCTTCGTAATGGTAATGTCAAACTAATCAGTCTGTGTTCAGCTCATCCGACATATTACATGTTACTGATGTTACTCAAATTCCCCAATTTAAACTGCCCCCAAGTCAGTTTTTTTTTTTTGGACCGGAGCCCCCAAGTCAGTGAACTCATAAAGATTGACCTCGACCCTGAGGAATTGATTCCAACAAATAAATAGTGGGAATAAAAAGTAATCAGCGTAATCCTTTTGCTCACCTGTTGATCGAACTGAGGGCAGCCGATGAAGAGGACGGCTGCTTCCCCTCGGACGTATCCATCGCTGCGAAAGGGGAAAAACCCGGAACAAATCAGGGTCAAGGGAAGTGGAAAACCAACAAATCGATGAAGAAAGACAAAGGCTCAAAAGAAAAACTACGTTGTGGGGCTTCTGCTGCGGTGGACGCAGCGGGCGCGCCCTCGGAGGCGTCCatggcggcggcgccggcgccATTCTTGGCCTTGTTCTTGTTGCGGCCCTTGGCCATGGCTGCGCGCACGCCCTTCTCCTCGTCCTAGGGTTTCCCCGGGCGCTTTGGTCGGCTCGGTTGTGTCTCTCTCCGCCGCCGTCTCGGCAGGGGCGGAAGTTGTATCTTTGCGATTGCGACGAAAGAAAGCGGGCCTGGTGAGGCCTGGTAGCTAGGCCCATGAGTTTTGGAAGGACGGCTAGCAAACCTCACGGGCCCATGACACGTCTCTCTCGACTGAGCCCAAATTGCCTCAAAACAAAACTGAGCCCAAACATTTCTGATAACTGAGCCCAAACATTTCTGATAACTGAGCCCAAATATCTACTCCCGTGCCTCCACTTCGCAGGTCCCCTCAAAAAATAAAAACTTCGCAGGTGTCGAGTCAGGACTCAGGAGTCGGGACCCCGGGATGGATCACGAAGCGGAAGATGATACCGTAACAGTTTAGGCCTCGTTTGGTTCATAAAAATTTTAGAGGATAGGATTTttatagaatttttttctttagagcccctttggttcataggaatggattcctatttcTACATAGGATTGGTTTCTATCCTTCACGTTTcatagaaaaataaaaatgagcctagactcaatggaaaaattcctttggtgtcaacTAAATGACATTTTGTTttctattcctactcataggatttgggatacatgtcatctcatttcctataagattcctattcctacgataattctatcctatgaatcaaaaGAGGCCTAGTGACTGTAGCAAACCCATGACTAGATGTTCCGTTGATAGAGTACTACTGTACAGCACTACTCcttccatcccataatataaaaaCGTTTTTGACAGTAggactacactagtgtcaaaaacattcttatattatgagacgaaAGGAATAGTACTTTTCTGTAGCAGTTCATCTCACACGTTGCTGTCTTAATTGATTGATCAGGCGAGGAAAAAAGGCAGGCTATTGTGCTCCTCTGCCTTTTTTGCCGTGACAGGCATGTAAACTAGTAGTCCTCAACGAGTTAATACTACCAGCACGCAGCAACTGAATATCTTTCCCTGCCACAAGTACACATCAAAGCTTACACGAATCGACCGGAAACATCTTGAACGAGCGATTTACTACTGGTCCTACTCCTACACCGTCACTTTCCTGGGGGGGATGGCACTCCATTTTTCTGGACGCGATGATCCGCGGGCCAGGGGCATGCACGGCACCATAGACAGAGAACGACGGCTCAAACCCCAGGCTCCAAACGCCTGGGGCCAAACATGCCGGCCACGCTGCCGCCACGTCGTCGGCCCAACCAAAGTCACAGCAAACCAAAAGAAACGGTTTCCTGACCTGAATTTTTCAGCGGTCCAAAGGACGGCACTGCTACGTAGCAGCATCCCTGCGTGCGTCGCCAGGAAGAGGAAAACCTGACCACGTCAATGAACCCAGGCCACATCCCGATCAGCCCTTcgccaccaccaccggctgcctCGCCTC contains:
- the LOC125536636 gene encoding uncharacterized protein LOC125536636: MAKGRNKNKAKNGAGAAAMDASEGAPAASTAAEAPQPMDTSEGKQPSSSSAALSSINRKIKKGVQPKRTKNVRKMKAVARAISKTEKSEEKVLKAKSKKSRIQSAKSLYD